The Mycolicibacterium hassiacum DSM 44199 genome includes a window with the following:
- a CDS encoding ATP-binding protein — MADAANHDGVQRSSRAVELRVAATLENLAVVRTLVAAVATFEDLDFDAVADLRLAVDEACTRLIRCAVPDATLLLVIDPRDDAVVVDASAPCKSPDILASGSFSWHVLSSLTDEVRTFQNGQAPDDVQVFGISMTTRRASSLR; from the coding sequence ATGGCCGATGCCGCCAACCACGACGGGGTGCAGCGCAGTTCCCGCGCGGTTGAACTCCGGGTAGCGGCCACCTTGGAGAACCTGGCCGTGGTGCGCACGCTGGTGGCCGCGGTGGCGACGTTCGAGGACCTCGACTTCGACGCGGTGGCCGATCTGCGGTTGGCGGTCGACGAGGCGTGCACCCGGCTCATCCGGTGCGCCGTTCCCGATGCCACGCTGTTGCTGGTGATCGACCCGCGCGACGACGCGGTGGTGGTCGATGCCTCGGCGCCGTGCAAGAGTCCCGACATCCTGGCGTCGGGCAGCTTCAGCTGGCATGTGCTGAGCTCCCTGACCGACGAGGTGCGCACGTTTCAGAACGGGCAGGCTCCCGATGATGTGCAGGTGTTCGGGATATCCATGACGACGAGGCGAGCGAGCTCGTTGCGGTGA
- a CDS encoding RNA polymerase sigma factor SigF, which yields MSQGSSSRSNSEYADVAEMFRELEGMAPGSPQFQRQRDRIVERCLPLADHIARRFDGRGESRDDLVQVARVGLVNAVIRFDVNAGSDFVSFAVPTIMGEVRRHFRDNSWSVKVPRRLKELHLRLGAATAELSQRLGRAPTASELAAELGMAREEVVEGLVAGSSYNTLSIDSGGSGTEDAPAIADTLGDVDTGLDQIENREALRPLLAALPERERTVLVLRFFESMTQTQIAERVGISQMHVSRLLAKSLARLRDQLQ from the coding sequence ATGTCGCAGGGTTCGTCGTCGCGTTCGAACTCTGAATACGCGGACGTCGCCGAGATGTTCCGTGAGCTCGAGGGGATGGCACCGGGCTCGCCGCAGTTCCAACGCCAGCGGGACCGGATCGTGGAACGCTGCCTGCCGCTGGCCGACCACATCGCCCGCCGGTTCGACGGCCGCGGCGAGTCGCGCGACGACCTGGTCCAGGTGGCGCGAGTGGGTCTGGTCAACGCGGTCATCCGGTTCGACGTCAACGCCGGCTCGGACTTCGTGTCGTTCGCGGTGCCGACGATCATGGGCGAGGTTCGCCGACACTTCCGGGACAATAGCTGGTCGGTGAAGGTCCCGCGGCGGCTCAAGGAGCTTCATCTGCGGCTGGGGGCGGCAACCGCCGAGCTGTCACAGCGTCTGGGACGGGCACCGACCGCCTCGGAGCTGGCCGCCGAACTCGGGATGGCGCGCGAGGAAGTGGTCGAGGGACTGGTGGCCGGCAGCTCCTACAACACGCTGTCGATCGACAGCGGTGGCAGCGGCACCGAGGACGCGCCCGCGATCGCGGACACCCTCGGCGATGTCGACACCGGACTTGATCAGATCGAGAACCGAGAAGCGTTGCGGCCCTTGCTGGCCGCGCTGCCGGAACGTGAGCGCACGGTGCTGGTGCTGAGGTTCTTCGAGTCGATGACCCAGACGCAGATCGCCGAACGGGTCGGCATCTCCCAGATGCACGTCTCCCGCTTGCTGGCGAAATCGCTAGCGCGGCTTCGTGACCAGCTCCAGTGA
- a CDS encoding STAS domain-containing protein → MPALRDLPTACTDTRTAHFAVWRLPPDTAVLAARGEIDAANAGTFTDYALAQCTRIRRLVVDLSAVEFFGIAGFSSLQVLSERCTDDSIAWQTVPSTAVRRLLRICDPTATVPVCDAVDDALCRLAGRRPSLELVTKPR, encoded by the coding sequence ATGCCCGCACTCCGCGATCTTCCCACCGCCTGTACCGACACGCGTACCGCTCACTTCGCCGTCTGGCGCCTGCCGCCCGACACCGCGGTGCTGGCCGCGCGCGGCGAGATAGACGCCGCCAACGCCGGGACGTTCACCGACTACGCACTGGCCCAGTGCACCCGGATCCGCCGCCTCGTCGTCGACCTGTCGGCCGTCGAATTTTTTGGCATAGCAGGGTTTTCATCACTTCAGGTGCTGAGTGAACGCTGCACGGACGACTCGATCGCCTGGCAGACCGTGCCCAGCACAGCGGTGCGCCGGCTGCTGCGAATCTGCGATCCCACCGCAACCGTCCCGGTGTGCGACGCGGTCGACGACGCGCTCTGCAGGCTAGCCGGCCGGCGCCCGTCACTGGAGCTGGTCACGAAGCCGCGCTAG
- a CDS encoding nucleotidyltransferase family protein yields the protein MPPSVAGVLLAAGAGTRFGMPKVLAGQGKWLEIAVEALHRGGCDDVVVVLGAAVVEVPAPARAVIAADWSRGLSASVRTGLAAVNADYVVLHTVDTPDVGAEVVARVLRAAQSSPSGLARARFAGRPGHPVVIQRRHWPQLLASLHGDEGARPFLRARDDVVPVECADLATGRDIDSREPS from the coding sequence ATGCCGCCTAGCGTCGCCGGGGTGTTACTGGCTGCCGGAGCCGGGACCCGCTTCGGTATGCCGAAAGTCCTTGCTGGACAAGGGAAGTGGCTGGAAATAGCGGTCGAGGCGCTGCACCGGGGCGGTTGCGACGATGTGGTCGTGGTGTTGGGTGCGGCGGTCGTGGAGGTGCCCGCCCCGGCGCGGGCGGTGATCGCCGCGGACTGGTCACGGGGCCTGTCCGCCTCGGTTCGCACCGGTCTGGCGGCGGTGAACGCCGACTATGTGGTGTTGCACACGGTCGACACCCCCGACGTCGGCGCCGAGGTCGTCGCACGGGTGCTGCGGGCCGCGCAGTCGTCGCCGTCGGGCCTGGCGCGGGCACGGTTCGCCGGGCGGCCCGGACACCCGGTGGTGATCCAGCGCCGGCACTGGCCGCAGTTGCTGGCGTCGTTGCACGGCGACGAGGGGGCCCGGCCGTTCCTGCGCGCCCGAGACGACGTCGTACCCGTCGAGTGCGCCGACCTGGCTACCGGCCGCGACATCGACAGCCGCGAACCTAGCTGA